The Mytilus edulis chromosome 12, xbMytEdul2.2, whole genome shotgun sequence genome contains a region encoding:
- the LOC139499429 gene encoding uncharacterized protein, producing the protein MNRNLRIDENGTDHNAYGLRKISFWEKYGVKRFPYLGKRRYSPFAYRSVDGGIVISNDVFGLTIRQFDKMYKACLIRRKTHEQYILNLRYPDKSSDEYMEYLQDIKNNDKDHMSWKENHSKERYLYEHLVNTAGTEIDMRTRQQLFITQDMINNTITQTLDIDKKEISSGSLAEGIDLPGSDMDIMFVIQKGDVIRNDRNIRHSKQRTTLVMETDNDYPGFTYLRVIAGGKVDAYFKPFLKGSYLSVNIFVSHVDTKRFLLSPHGPCLSDKDQQTDFAFCLRSKYLPFNAIPWATRYRKQWPPNSVIDRMKKYGCLLVPIGPRTLPDCDLLWRLSFSVAEKLLVHSFNFTQLLCYCLLKLTLKHIVNTNKHATGLLCSYFLKTALFWVSEEVDIDKFQLSKLYLCFSHCLRKLIMWVNNCHCPNYFIPEQNMFLGKICPDDNNTILLDILCSIKCGGIDGLLHCLYQYDNGRYGLLSTQLKPSFIMLDLLFYKISHIDFADMYDVSHCLKLLEFTEYLLKSKLSKFIVDVCKCHHAEISQYAAQMLPAPTVKTDWYNLHKRYHRHLHDGIRTDSVSGWLFYASFYYVTGQFNVTLNLRIMFFQSIHLIW; encoded by the exons ATGAACCGAAACTTAAGAATCGATGAAAACGGTACAGATCATAATGCGTATGGATTGAGGAAAATAAGCTTCTGGGAAAAGTACGGCGTCAAACGTTTTCCCTACCTTGGGAAGCGTAGATACTCACCATTTGCTTACCGATCAGTAGACGGAGGGATTGTCATCTCAAATGACGTTTTCGGACTGACAATTAGACAATTTGACAAAATGTATAAAGCGTGTTTAATTAGAAGGAAAACACACGAACAGTATATATTAAACCTTAGATATCCTGATAAATCTTCAGATGAATATATGGAATACCTACAGGATATTAAAAACAACGATAAAG ATCACATGTCCTGGAAGGAAAATCATTCGAAGGAAAGATACTTATACGAACACTTAGTTAATACAGCTGGTACTGAAATAGACATGCGTACAAGACAACAACTCTTTATTACACAGGATATGATAAATAATACAATAACGCAAACATTAGATattgataaaaaagaaatatcGAGTGGAAGTTTAGCAGAAGGTATTGATTTACCAGGTAGTGACATGGATATAATGTTTGTGATACAGAAAGGAGACGTAATACGGAATGATAGGAATATCAGACACTCAAAACAACGTACAACATTAGTTATGGAGACAGATAACGATTATCCTGGATTTACTTATCTCCGAGTAATAGCAGGAGGGAAAGTGGATGCTTACTTTAAACCATTCTTAAAAGGTTCATATCTGTCTGTGAACATATTTGTTAGTCATGTAGATACGAAAAGATTTTTGTTATCACCCCACGGCCCGTGTTTATCAGATAAAGACCAACAAACGGATTTTGCATTTTGTCTACGAAGTAAATATTTACCATTTAATGCAATACCATGGGCTACGCGTTACAGAAAGCAATGGCCGCCGAATTCCGTTATTGACCGGATGAAAAAATACGGTTGTTTGTTAGTACCTATTGGTCCAAGGACTTTGCCAGATTGTGATTTATTATGGAGATTATCTTTTTCTGTAGCTGAAAAATTACTTGTCCATTCGTTCAATTTCACTCAACTGCTATGTTACTGTCTCCTCAAACTAACATTAAAGCATATCGTTAACACGAACAAGCATGCCACAGGTTTATTGTGTTCTTACTTTCTGAAGACAGCTTTATTCTGGGTTTCAGAAGAAGTTGATATAGACAAATTTCAATTATCTAAATTATACTTGTGTTTTTCTCACTGCCTAAGAAAATTGATAATGTGGGTAAATAATTGTCATTGTCCGAATTATTTTATACCAGAACAGAACATGTTCCTAGGAAAGATCTGTCCAGATGATAACAATACAATATTACTCGATATATTGTGTAGTATAAAGTGTGGCGGAATTGATGGATTATTGCATTGTTTGTATCAATACGACAACGGACGTTATGGTTTATTAAGTACACAGCTTAAACCTTCATTTATTATGTTAGACTTACTTTTTtacaagatatctcatatagaTTTCGCTGATATGTATGACGTATCACACTGTTTGAAATTACTTGAATTTACTGAATATTTACTGAAGTCGAAATTGTCTAAATTTATTGTTGATGTTTGCAAATGTCATCATGCTGAAATAAGTCAATATGCAGCGCAAATGCTACCAGCACCAACAGTAAAAACCGATTGGTACAACTTGCACAAACGCTATCACAGGCATTTACATGACGGTATTAGGACAGATTCTGTCTCGGGCTGGTTGTTTTACGCGTCGTTTTATTACGTAACAGGGCAGTTCAATGTTACATTGAACTTACGGATTATGTTCTTTCAAAGTATTCACCTAATATGGTAA